A region from the Triticum urartu cultivar G1812 chromosome 1, Tu2.1, whole genome shotgun sequence genome encodes:
- the LOC125533228 gene encoding uncharacterized protein LOC125533228, with translation MAIRRRPFYADGFSWAIGVCPYMPTGAVGIDTAVSKTSFSDYITQLRQKLLDDFVKTFLPKLLDDFEKTFLQRTNSSDPTACLEECRMTCVAALVLKAVPQHVNEHYEWRLTSGKLPIFKELENEALTPTFEDQSMTDGRTHSPHENSVRTTNDAKEATSKAPPDTRDSSRISLPLAGAAVDLPGSSLS, from the exons ATGGCTATACGCCGACGGCCTTTCTACGCCGACGGCTTTAGTTGGGCCATCGGGGTATGCCCATatatgccgacgggggccgtcggcatagatacgGCCGTCAGCAAAACAAGTTTTTCTG ATTATATCACCCAGCTGAGGCAAAAACTTCTTGATGATTTCGTAAAAACATTCCTGCCGAAACTTCTCGATGATTTCGAAAAAACATTCCTGCAGCGTACCAACTCAAGTGATCCAACAGCTTGCTTGGAAGAATGTAGAATGACATGCGTCGCTGCCCTTGTTTTGAAGGCCGTTCCCCAG CATGTGAACGAACATTATGAGTGGAGACTTACGTCAGGAAAACTGCCTATCTTCAAGGAGCTGGAAAATGAAGCCCTCACCCCCACATTCGAGGACCAGAGCATGACCGATGGCCGTACTCATTCTCCACATGAAAATTCAGTCCGTACCACAAATGATGCAAAGGAAGCGACAAGTAAAG CTCCTCCTGACACGAGGGACTCGTCCAGGATTTCCCTGCCTCTCGCCGGGGCGGCCGTCGATCTGCCTGGCTCCTCATTGTCTTAG